Genomic segment of Streptococcus australis:
GACCGCGACCAGATGTTTTACCGTTACCTGATGAAGTACCACGACCAACACGGTTACGTACTTTACGAGAACCTTCTGCAGGTTTCAATTCATGAAGTTTCATTATTATTTTCTCCTCTTTTGTAAAATGCTAGCGCCGATAAGAGAGAAAAGGTTGTCTCCCTTATCAACTCGCCTATACATCGTCATCTTAGATGACTATACCTAGTTTTAGGGGATGAGTATTGTCACATCCCCTAAAAATTCATTAGTTTACTTCTTCAACTGTTACCAAGTGAGATACTGCAGTGATCATACCACGGATAGCAGCGTTGTCTTCTTTGATAACAGAGCTGTTCAATTTGCCAAGTCCAAGTGCTACAACAGTTTTACGTTGTGATGGAATGCGTCCGATTGGAGACTTAGTCAAAGTAATTTTAATTTGAGCCATTTTATCCCCTTTCTTATGCCAAATCAGAAACTGAGATACCACGAAGGGCAGCAACTTCTTCAGCGCGTTTCAATTGTTTCAAACCTTCAACAGTTGCGCGAACAATGTTGATTGGAGTGTTAGAGCCAAGTGATTTAGATGTAATATCTGCCACACCTGCCAATTCCACAACGGCACGAACTGCACCACCAGCGGCAACTCCAGAACCTTCTACAGCAGGTTTCAACAATACTTTAGCTCCACCAAATTCTGAAAGAACTTCGTGTGGGATTGTTGTTCCAACCATAGGAACTTCAATCAAGTTTTTCTTAGCATCTTCTACTGCTTTACGGATTGCTTCTGGAACTTCTTGAGCTTTACCAGTACCAAATCCTACGCGACCATTGTGGTCACCAACAACAACAAGAGCTGCGAAACGAAGACGACGTCCACCTTTAACAACTTTTGTAACACGGTTGACAGCAACTACGCGTTCTTCTAATTCAACTGCATTGTCTTTAAATGCCATTTTCTAGTGTCCTCCTATTAGAATTTCAATCCGTTTTCACGAGCTGCATCAGCCAAAGCTTTCACACGTCCGTGATATAGATATCCACCGCGGTCGAACACCACTTCTGAAATACCTTTAGCACTTGCACGTTCTGCAACGAGTTTTCCGACAGCAACGGCTTGTTCAGTTTTAGTTCCTTTTGAAACTTCTTTGTCAAGAGTTGAAGCACTTGCGAGCGTTACACCCGCTACGTCATCAATCACTTGAGCGTAGATGCCTGTATTAGAACGGAATACGTTCAAACGTGGGCGATCAGCAGTTCCAGAGAGTTTTCCGCGAACGCGACGGTGGCGTTTTTGGCGGAGTTTGTTTTTATCTGGTTTAGAAATCACAGTTTTCACCTCTTTAATTTTAAATCGTGTGCTATGCACAAAGTTGGTAATGAGGTTGGTGGTTGAAAATCAACCACTCAACATTATTTACCAGTTTTACCTTCTTTAAGACGAACATATTCGCCAACGTAACGGATACCTTTACCTTTATATGGCTCTGGTGAGCGAAGGCTACGTACGTAAGCAGCTGTTTGACCAACTACCTCTTTTGAAATTCCGCTAACAACGATTGTCGTTGGGTTTGGAAGTTCAAAAGTAATTCCTTCTGGAGCTTCAACTTCGTCTGGATGAGATTTACCAACAGCCAAGACAAGTTTATTTCCTTGAAGTTGTGCACGGTAACCAACCCCTCGCATTTCAAGTTCTTTCTTGAATCCTTCTGATACACCAACAACCATGTTGTTCAAAAGGGCACGAGTAGTTCCGTGGATTGTTTTCATTTCTTTTGAATCGTTTGGACGGTGAAGAGTTACTTCAGTACCTTCCACACGGATTTCAATATCTTTTGAGAACTCACGAGTAAGCTCTCCTTTAGGTCCTTTTACAGTTACTACGTTGTCATTGTTAGTGAGTTCAACACCAGCAGGCAACACGATAACTTTATTACCAATACGTGACATGTTTATTTTCTCCTGTTAGATTGTCAGGCCATTACAGCCAGTTTTCACGGGGGGCATTTGGATTAGAGCAAGCCTAGTTTCTTTCGAAAAGCTTTGACAAATTCCTGATATTCTGTCAATACATCAATAGCAGCAGGACTATAACCAATTTCACATAAAAGAGATACAAGGTCATCTTTTGACAATTCAGCCAAAGCGTCTTCTGCAACAATAAGTTTTTCATTCAATTCAGCAGCTGTCATCTTTTTCTCCTTAACTAATTTACTTTCTGTTTAGCCGACCAGTAAATCAGCTAAATTGAACACGAGCTATGGTCTGTGTGAAAAAGACAAATCTTCTTAGAGTGTTAACACTCTTTGTCAGATTTCCTATTTTCACATTGCCCATGACGCTCTTTGTATCTTGATTTTACCAAACGTAAGCGATAACTTCCCCACCAACATTTTTTTGGCGAGCTTCTTTATCAGTCAACAAGCCTTCAGATGTTGAGAGGATAGCAATTCCAAGTCCGTTAAGTACTTTTGGAAGATCTTCACGTTTTTTGTAGACACGAAGTCCTGGTTTAGAAACACGTTTCAAGTTAGTGATAACTTTTTCACCGTTTGGTCCGTATTTAAGGAATACACGGATGATGCCTTGTTTGTCATCTTCGATGATTTCTACGTTCTTAACAAAACCTTCGCGTTTAAGGATTTCAGCAATCCCTTTTTTGATGTTTGATGCAGGTACTTCAAGTACTTCGTGCTTCGCTTGGTTAGCGTTACGAATACGAGTTAGGAAGTCTGCGATTGGGTCAGTCATAACCATTTTATTATTCTCCTCTTACTAGTAGTTTGCAAGTTGCACTTGCTAGTTAATGATTGAGCTGGGCTCAGATAGTATTGACACATTCAAATGAGAGAACTCTTATTTGAACACGAGCTACAACCTCTGCAAAAAAGATAAATTTGTTTTGGAGCATCGCTCCTACACCAAATTTCCTATTATTGCTGTGGTTGTTACGCTCTTTGTATCATGATATTACCAAGATGCTTTTGTTACACCAGGAATTTGTCCTTTGTAAGCTAATTCACGGAAGCAAACACGGCAAAGTTTAAATTTGCGGTAAACTGAATGTGGACGACCACATTTTTCACAACGAGTATAAGCTTGAGTAGAGAACTTCGCTGGACGTTTGTTCTTAGCAATCATTGATTTTTTAGCCATTAGATTTACCTCCTATATTATTTTGCAAAAGGCATTCCAAGGCCTGTAAGCAATGCACGTGACTCTTCGTCAGTGTTAGCAGTTGTTACGATAACGATGTCAAGACCACGAGTTTTGTCAACGTCATCAAAGTTGATTTCTGGGAAGATCAATTGTTCTTTCACACCAAGTGTGTAGTTGCCGCGTCCATCAAATGATTTTGTTGGAACACCGTGGAAGTCACGTACACGTGGAAGTGAAACTGAAACCAATTTGTCCAAGAATTCGTACATACGTTCACCACGAAGGGTAACTTTTGCACCGATCGCTACACCTTCACGAAGACGGAAGCCGGCGATTGATTTTTTAGCTTTAGTGATAAGTGGTTTTTGACCTGAGATAAGTGCCAATTCTTCAGCAGCTTTTTCAAGGCTTTTAGCGTTTGATACAGCTTCACCAACACCCATGTTCAAAACGATCTTATCTACTTTAGGCACAGCCATCACTGATGAGTAGTTGAATTGTTCTGTCAAAGCAGGAACTACTTCATTAAGATATTTTTCTTTTAAACGATTTGCCATTATACTTCTCCTTTCCTTCGTGATTAATCAAGCACTTCGCCTGATTTTTTGTTGTAGCGAACTTTTTTACCGTCTACAAATTTGTAACCAACACGACCAGCTACACCGTTTTTGTCCAAAACTTGAACGTTTGATACGTGGATAGCTGCTTCTTTCTCGATGATACCACCTTGAGGAAGCTCATTAGTTGGACGTTGGTGTTTCTTAACGATGTTTACACCTTCAACGATAACTTTGTTTACTTTTGGAAGGGCAGTAAGGACAACAGCTTCTGTTCCCTTATCTTTACCAGCGATTACGCGAACTTTGTCGCCTTTTTTTACAAACATTAGGTTTCTCCTTGATTTTTCTTACGCCCATAAGGGCACCCTAGCTTGAAGCTAGGGGACTAGTTTGTTTCTAAAAATTAAAGTACTTCTGGAGCAAGTGACACGATCTTCATGAAGCCACCTTCACGCAATTCACGTGCAACTGGGCCAAAGATACGTGTTCCGCGAGGAGTTTTGTCTTCACGGATAATAACTGCTGCGTTTTCGTCAAATTTGATGTATGAACCATCAGCACGACGAGCACCTGATTTAGTACGAACGATAACAGCTTTTACAACGTCACCTTTTTTAACCGCACCACCAGGAGTAGCTTGTTTTACAGATGCCACGATAACATCACCGATGTTTGCAAATTTACGTCCTGAACCACCAAGAACTTTGATAGTCAAGATTTCGCGAGCACCGCTGTTGTCTGCGACTTTCAAACGAGTTTCTGTTTGAATCATTTCAGTTTTCTCCTTTCAGGTTTGATTAGATGATGACCGCTTCTTCAACAACTTCTACAAGACGGAAACGTTTTGTAGCTGAAAGCGGACGAGTTTCCATGATACGTACGATATCACCTTCTTTGGCAACATTGTTTTCATCATGTGCTTTGTATTTCTTAGAGTAGTTAATACGTTTACCATAGACTGGGTGGTTACGTTTTGTTTCAACTACAACTGTGATTGTCTTGTCCATTTTGTCAGATACAACACGTCCAACAAGAACTTTACGATTATTGCGTTCCATTGAAATTTCTCCTTCCCTAGTCTATTATTTCGCTTCAGATTGAACTGTTTTGATACGAGCGATTTGTTTTTTAACTTCTTTCAAGCGAGCTGTTTGTTCCAATTGACCAGTAGCAGCTTGGAAACGAAGTTCAAACAATTCTTTTTTCAATTCGTTTTCGCGCTTCGCGAGTTCTTCTTGAGAAAGACCACGAAGTTCTTTAACAAATTCTTTTACTTCATTAAGTTTCATGCCTTCTCCTTATTCTGCTTCACGTTTTACGAATTTACATTTAACTGGCAATTTGTGGCTAGCAAGACGAAGCGCTTCGCGAGCGATCTCTTCAGATACACCAGCAACTTCAAACATCACTTTACCACGTTTAACTGGTGCTACCCAACCTTCAGGTGCCCCTTTACCAGATCCCATACGCACACCGATAGCTTTAGCAGTGTATGATTTGTGTGGGAAGATTTTAATCCAAACTTTACCACCACGTTTCATGTAACGAGTCATGGCGATACGAGCAGCTTCGATTTGGCGGTTAGTGATCCAGTGGCTAGTTGTAGCTTGAAGACCGTATTCACCGAATGCTACTTCTTTTCCACCTTTTGCTTCACCGCGCATTTTTCCACGGAATTCACGACGGTGTTTAACACGTTTAGGTACTAACATTGGTTATTTACCTCCTTTAGTGTTTTTACGAGCTGGAAGAACTTCACCACGGTAGATCCATACTTTAACACCAAGTTTACCGTATGTAGTATCTGCTTCTTCCCAAGCGTAATCGATATCTGCACGAAGTGTGTGAAGTGGAACAGTTCCTTCAGAGTATCCTTCAGCACGGGCGATATCTGCACCGTTCAAACGACCTGATACTTGAGTTTTGATTCCTTTAGCTCCAGCACGCATTGCACGTTGGATTGCTTGTTTTTGTGCACGACGGAAAGCAACACGTTGCTCCAATTGACGAGCAATTCCTTCACCTACAAGGTGAGCATCCAAATCAGGTTGTTTGATTTCGATGATGTTGATGTGTACTTGTTTTCCAGTCAATTTGTTAAGTTTTGCACGGAGTGCATCAACGTTAGCACCGCCTTTACCGATAACCATACCTGGTTTAGCAGTGTGAAGTGAAACGTTAACTTTGTTTACTGCGCGTTCAATTTCGATTGTTGAAACTGCTGCGTCAGCCAATTCTTTTTGAACGAATTTACGGATTGCAAGATCTTCATGAAGGTAATCCGCGTATTCTTTTTCAGCATACCATTTGGCATCCCAATCACGGATGATGCCGACACGCATACCAATTGGATGTACTTTTTGACCCACGATGTTACCTCCTTATTTTTCTGCAACAGCTACAGTAATGTGAGCTGTACGTTTGTTGATTGGTGAAGCTGAACCTTTCGCACGTGGACGGAAACGTTTCATAGTTGGTCCTTCGTTTGCGAATGCTTCAGATACTACCAAGTTAGCTTTATCCAAACCAAAGTTGTTTTCAGCGTTAGCTACAGCTGAGTTCAAAACTTTCAAGATGATTTCAGCAGCTTTGTTTGGAGTGAATGTCAAGATTGCAATAGCATCGGCTACGCTTTTACCACGGATGTTGTCAAGAACAAGACGTGATTTACGAGGTGAAACACGTACTGTACGAGCCATTGCTTTAGCTGAAGTAATTTCTGCCATTTATGTTCTCCTTATTTTCTACGTGTTTTCTTGTCGTCTGCAGCGTGACCTTTGTAAGTACGAGTTGGTGCAAATTCACCAAGCTTGTGACCTACCATGTCTTCTTGGATGTAAACAGGTACGTGTTTACGTCCGTCATAAACTGCGATAGTGTAACCAATGAAACTTGGGAAGATCGTTGAACGACGTGACCAAGTTTTGATAACTTTTTTCTTTTCGTCATTTGCTTGAGCTTCAACTTTTTTCATCAAATGCTCATCGACGAAAGGTCCTTTTTTAAGACTGCGTCCCATTTTTATATTTTCTCCTTTAAATGTTGTACCACAGCGGCTTGCGCTCACATGGAGCGCTACCGAGCTGGCGGATTTCCTAGTTGCTTAGGCGACTAGTTTACTATTATTTCTCGTTGCGACGACGAACGATAAGTTTGTCAGATTTCGCTTTCTTGTTACGAGTTTTAAGACCAAGAGCAGGTTTGCCCCATGGAGTAGATGGCGCTTTACGACCAACTGGTGCTTTACCTTCACCACCACCGTGTGGGTGATCGTTAGGGTTCATTACAGAACCACGAACTGTTGGGCGGATACCTTTCCAACGGCTACGTCCTGCTTTACCAAGGTTCACAAGTCCATGTTGTTCGTTTCCGACAACACCAACTGTTGCACGACAAGTTCCAAGAATCATACGTACTTCGCCAGATTGAAGACGAACAAGAACATATTTACCTTCTTGACCCAATACTTGAGCAGAAGCACCAGCAGCACGTACCAATTCTCCACCACGACCTGGTTTCAATTCGATGTTGTGGATCAAAGTACCAACTGGGATGTTAGCAAGTGGAAGTGCGTTTCCGACTTTGATATCTGCTTCTGGACCTGAAACGATACGTTGACCAACTTCAAGACCTTTTGGAGCGATGATGTATGCTTTCACACCGTCAGTGTAGTGTACAAGAGCGATGTTTGCAGAACGGTTTGGATCGTACTCGATTGTTTTAACAACAGCTTCAACGTTGTCTTTGTTACGTTTGAAGTCAACCAAACGGTAGAAACGTTTGTGTCCACCACCTTGGTGACGAACTGTGATACGACCGTTGTTGTTACGACCAGCCTTGCTCTTCAAAGCAACAAGCAATGATTTTTCAGGAGTGCTTGTTGTGATTTCAGCGAAATCCAAAGAAGTCATATTACGGCGACCGTTTGTTGTTGGTTTATAAACACGAATTCCCACGATATTTCCTCCTTAGATTATTCAGCTTCAGCAGCAAACAACTCGATTGCTTTTGAATCAGCTGTAAGTGTGATGATAGCTTTTTTAGTTTTGTTAGTAAAGCCAGTGTAACGTCCAACACGTTTAGCTTTTGGTTTTACGTTGATTGTGTTAACGTTGGCAACTTTAACACCTTCGAAAGCAGCTTCAACAGCTTGCTTGATCAAAAGTTTGTGTGCACGAGTGTCAACTTCAAATACATATTTACCTGCTTCAAGTTGAGCCATTGAGCTTTCAGTGATGACAGGTTTTTTGATAACATCATACAAATTCATTATGCAAGAACCTCCTCGATTTTAGAGATAGCTGCTTGTGTGACAAGAAGTTTGTCGCTATTTGCGATGTCAAGAACACTTGCAGTTGTAGCAGTTGCAACTTTCACGTTTGGAAGGTTACGAGCTGAAAGAGCCGCGAATTCATTTCCTTCTTCAAGGATAACAAGAACTTTAGAATCGATGCTCAATGCTGCAAGAACTTTTGCAAATTCAGCAGTTTTTGGAGCTGTAAATGAAAGAGCGTCTACAGCTACGAATTTGTTTTCAGCAACTTTTTCAGAATAAACTGATTTAAGAGCTAGGCGACGAACTTTTTGTGGAAGTTTGTAGCCGTATGAACGTGGAGTTGGTCCGAAGACAACACCACCACCACGCCATTGTGGTGAGCGGATAGAACCTTGACGAGCACGTCCAGTTCCTTTTTGACGCCATGGTTTGCGTCCACCACCTGATACTGCAGAGCGGTTTTTAACAGCGTGTGTTCCTTGACGAAGGCTTGCGCGTTGGCTGATGATCACATCAAACACAACTGATTCATTTGGTTCAATACCAAATACTGCATCGTTAAGAACAACTTGGCCAGCTTCTTTACCAGTTTGGTCAAATAATGTTACGTTTGCCATTGTGACTGATTTCCCCTTTCTTTATTATTTACCAGCTTTAACTGCTGATTTGATAGTGATAAGAGATTTCTTAGCACCTGGTACGTTACCTTTGATAAGGATAACGTTCTTTTCTGGAACAACTTGTACAACTTCAAGGTTTTGAATTGTTACGCGGTCGCCACCCATACGTCCTGCAAGGTTTTTACCTTTGAATACGCGGTTAGGTGCAACAGGTCCCATAGAACCTGGACGACGGTGGTAACGAGAACCGTGAGCCATTGGTCCACGTGATTGTCCGTGACGTTTAATAACACCTTGGAAACCTTTACCTTTAGAAGTACCAGTTACGTCAACAACGTCTCCAGCTGCGAATGTTTCAACTGTGATTTCAGCACCAACTTCCAAGCCTTCAACGTTTTTGAATTCACGAATGAAGCGCTTAGGAGCCGTGTTAGCTTTCGCTACATGTCCTTTAGCAGGTTTGTTGCTCAATACTTCGCGTTTGTCATCGAAACCAACTTGGATAGCGTTGTATCCGTCTGTTTCAACAGTTTTAACTTGAAGAACAACGTTTGGAGTTGCTTCAATAACTGTTACAGGGATCAATTCGCCAGCTTCAGTGAAGATT
This window contains:
- the rpmD gene encoding 50S ribosomal protein L30, whose amino-acid sequence is MAQIKITLTKSPIGRIPSQRKTVVALGLGKLNSSVIKEDNAAIRGMITAVSHLVTVEEVN
- the rpsE gene encoding 30S ribosomal protein S5, translated to MAFKDNAVELEERVVAVNRVTKVVKGGRRLRFAALVVVGDHNGRVGFGTGKAQEVPEAIRKAVEDAKKNLIEVPMVGTTIPHEVLSEFGGAKVLLKPAVEGSGVAAGGAVRAVVELAGVADITSKSLGSNTPINIVRATVEGLKQLKRAEEVAALRGISVSDLA
- the rplR gene encoding 50S ribosomal protein L18 produces the protein MISKPDKNKLRQKRHRRVRGKLSGTADRPRLNVFRSNTGIYAQVIDDVAGVTLASASTLDKEVSKGTKTEQAVAVGKLVAERASAKGISEVVFDRGGYLYHGRVKALADAARENGLKF
- the rplF gene encoding 50S ribosomal protein L6: MSRIGNKVIVLPAGVELTNNDNVVTVKGPKGELTREFSKDIEIRVEGTEVTLHRPNDSKEMKTIHGTTRALLNNMVVGVSEGFKKELEMRGVGYRAQLQGNKLVLAVGKSHPDEVEAPEGITFELPNPTTIVVSGISKEVVGQTAAYVRSLRSPEPYKGKGIRYVGEYVRLKEGKTGK
- the rpsH gene encoding 30S ribosomal protein S8, whose translation is MVMTDPIADFLTRIRNANQAKHEVLEVPASNIKKGIAEILKREGFVKNVEIIEDDKQGIIRVFLKYGPNGEKVITNLKRVSKPGLRVYKKREDLPKVLNGLGIAILSTSEGLLTDKEARQKNVGGEVIAYVW
- a CDS encoding type Z 30S ribosomal protein S14 translates to MAKKSMIAKNKRPAKFSTQAYTRCEKCGRPHSVYRKFKLCRVCFRELAYKGQIPGVTKASW
- the rplE gene encoding 50S ribosomal protein L5; the protein is MANRLKEKYLNEVVPALTEQFNYSSVMAVPKVDKIVLNMGVGEAVSNAKSLEKAAEELALISGQKPLITKAKKSIAGFRLREGVAIGAKVTLRGERMYEFLDKLVSVSLPRVRDFHGVPTKSFDGRGNYTLGVKEQLIFPEINFDDVDKTRGLDIVIVTTANTDEESRALLTGLGMPFAK
- the rplX gene encoding 50S ribosomal protein L24, yielding MFVKKGDKVRVIAGKDKGTEAVVLTALPKVNKVIVEGVNIVKKHQRPTNELPQGGIIEKEAAIHVSNVQVLDKNGVAGRVGYKFVDGKKVRYNKKSGEVLD
- the rplN gene encoding 50S ribosomal protein L14 encodes the protein MIQTETRLKVADNSGAREILTIKVLGGSGRKFANIGDVIVASVKQATPGGAVKKGDVVKAVIVRTKSGARRADGSYIKFDENAAVIIREDKTPRGTRIFGPVARELREGGFMKIVSLAPEVL
- the rpsQ gene encoding 30S ribosomal protein S17; this translates as MERNNRKVLVGRVVSDKMDKTITVVVETKRNHPVYGKRINYSKKYKAHDENNVAKEGDIVRIMETRPLSATKRFRLVEVVEEAVII
- the rpmC gene encoding 50S ribosomal protein L29, with amino-acid sequence MKLNEVKEFVKELRGLSQEELAKRENELKKELFELRFQAATGQLEQTARLKEVKKQIARIKTVQSEAK
- the rplP gene encoding 50S ribosomal protein L16, yielding MLVPKRVKHRREFRGKMRGEAKGGKEVAFGEYGLQATTSHWITNRQIEAARIAMTRYMKRGGKVWIKIFPHKSYTAKAIGVRMGSGKGAPEGWVAPVKRGKVMFEVAGVSEEIAREALRLASHKLPVKCKFVKREAE
- the rpsC gene encoding 30S ribosomal protein S3, with translation MGQKVHPIGMRVGIIRDWDAKWYAEKEYADYLHEDLAIRKFVQKELADAAVSTIEIERAVNKVNVSLHTAKPGMVIGKGGANVDALRAKLNKLTGKQVHINIIEIKQPDLDAHLVGEGIARQLEQRVAFRRAQKQAIQRAMRAGAKGIKTQVSGRLNGADIARAEGYSEGTVPLHTLRADIDYAWEEADTTYGKLGVKVWIYRGEVLPARKNTKGGK
- the rplV gene encoding 50S ribosomal protein L22 translates to MAEITSAKAMARTVRVSPRKSRLVLDNIRGKSVADAIAILTFTPNKAAEIILKVLNSAVANAENNFGLDKANLVVSEAFANEGPTMKRFRPRAKGSASPINKRTAHITVAVAEK
- the rpsS gene encoding 30S ribosomal protein S19, encoding MGRSLKKGPFVDEHLMKKVEAQANDEKKKVIKTWSRRSTIFPSFIGYTIAVYDGRKHVPVYIQEDMVGHKLGEFAPTRTYKGHAADDKKTRRK
- the rplB gene encoding 50S ribosomal protein L2 gives rise to the protein MGIRVYKPTTNGRRNMTSLDFAEITTSTPEKSLLVALKSKAGRNNNGRITVRHQGGGHKRFYRLVDFKRNKDNVEAVVKTIEYDPNRSANIALVHYTDGVKAYIIAPKGLEVGQRIVSGPEADIKVGNALPLANIPVGTLIHNIELKPGRGGELVRAAGASAQVLGQEGKYVLVRLQSGEVRMILGTCRATVGVVGNEQHGLVNLGKAGRSRWKGIRPTVRGSVMNPNDHPHGGGEGKAPVGRKAPSTPWGKPALGLKTRNKKAKSDKLIVRRRNEK
- a CDS encoding 50S ribosomal protein L23 gives rise to the protein MNLYDVIKKPVITESSMAQLEAGKYVFEVDTRAHKLLIKQAVEAAFEGVKVANVNTINVKPKAKRVGRYTGFTNKTKKAIITLTADSKAIELFAAEAE
- the rplD gene encoding 50S ribosomal protein L4, which produces MANVTLFDQTGKEAGQVVLNDAVFGIEPNESVVFDVIISQRASLRQGTHAVKNRSAVSGGGRKPWRQKGTGRARQGSIRSPQWRGGGVVFGPTPRSYGYKLPQKVRRLALKSVYSEKVAENKFVAVDALSFTAPKTAEFAKVLAALSIDSKVLVILEEGNEFAALSARNLPNVKVATATTASVLDIANSDKLLVTQAAISKIEEVLA
- the rplC gene encoding 50S ribosomal protein L3 encodes the protein MTKGILGKKVGMTQIFTEAGELIPVTVIEATPNVVLQVKTVETDGYNAIQVGFDDKREVLSNKPAKGHVAKANTAPKRFIREFKNVEGLEVGAEITVETFAAGDVVDVTGTSKGKGFQGVIKRHGQSRGPMAHGSRYHRRPGSMGPVAPNRVFKGKNLAGRMGGDRVTIQNLEVVQVVPEKNVILIKGNVPGAKKSLITIKSAVKAGK